The following proteins are co-located in the Manihot esculenta cultivar AM560-2 chromosome 7, M.esculenta_v8, whole genome shotgun sequence genome:
- the LOC110618905 gene encoding receptor-like protein EIX2, which produces METSSLLHTFVTVICLMTGWLADYGNAQLVNCKASDRETLIDFKNELVDPKNLLSSWEGSNCCQWWGVGCNNWTGDVIVVDIHNPDKVPESYLSHNIFHSFPQWLVNVTSLMYIDLSFNSIWDSIPVGFTKLPNLRFLNLRGNGLMASTYQLFEESWSKIEVIQLGFNFVQGKLPPSIGNMTSLTHLALPGNSIEGNIPNSIFKLCSLEYLDLSYNNLTGSLPEHLEGTKYYLYESPLPHLQNLVLTRTRLVGILPNWLGQLQNLVQLNLDSNFFHGSVPAAFGTLRHLAVLILKQNELNGTLPNNLGQISNLSILDVSSNRLTGTLPDSLGKLSELSFLDVSSNCLTGIVSESHFAKLTKIKVLSFSWNSFIFKISPNWDPPFQVESLMLSSCRLGSFPGWLKSQRHLLDLDLSNANMSGPIPSWFWDISGNLSLLNFSSNSLWGQLPNKFKVHFNAFTDLSFNLLEGPIPLPTNQIIILNLSHNNFSGPIPENIGDLSFLSFFSLANNQISGEIPTSIASVIDLPRNTLTGSIPKSIGNCLYLEVLDLQNNNLSGKIPRSLGQLSDLQTLHLRDNMITGKLPSSFKGLWSLETLDLGYNRLIGKIPQWPGDAFPYLKVLSLRSNAFSGKIPSALLNLTSLKILDLAENQLSGSIPPGMSNLKAMTQEQNIKQDLIYGGVAGVYYEENVIVNTKERTLSFLTCIDLSGNNFHGEFPHEVTKLAGLVVLNLSRNQISGQIPQSISELHQLASLDLSCNMFSGPIPSSIISMSFLEFLNMSYNNFFGRIPYAGQMSTFEASSFSGNPGLCGAPLAVECSDSGPPIPRINGEIDNGDGYIVDKWIYLAIGLGFAAGVLIPYLLMAFKRTWSYMYFDSVDKVADALLYLGCKTSACFRNHCYHRR; this is translated from the exons ATGGAAACATCATCTCTTCTTCACACATTTGTTACAGTCATCTGTTTGATGACAGGATGGCTTGCCGATTATGGCAATGCCCAGTTAGTGAATTGCAAAGCATCTGACAGAGAAACTCTTATTGACTTCAAAAACGAACTCGTGGATCCAAAGAACCTGCTCTCATCATGGGAAGGGAGCAATTGCTGTCAATGGTGGGGAGTAGGTTGCAACAATTGGACAGGAGATGTTATTGTTGTTGATATCCACAACCCAGATAAAGTTCCAGAAAGCT ACCTTAGTCATAACATCTTTCACTCATTCCCTCAATGGCTTGTGAACGTCACCAGCCTCATGTACATTGATCTCAGCTTTAACTCCATTTGGGATAGCATTCCAGTTGGTTTTACCAAGCTGCCAAATCTGCGGTTCTTGAATCTTAGGGGCAACGGTCTCATGGCCAGCACCTATCAATTGTTCGAGGAGAGTTGGAGCAAAATAGAAGTTATTCAATTGGGATTCAATTTTGTGCAGGGTAAGCTACCACCTTCTATTGGAAACATGACATCTCTCACTCATCTTGCTTTGCCAGGCAATAGTATAGAGGGCAACATTCCGAACTCAATTTTCAAGCTTTGCAGTCTGGAATATCTTGATTTATCATATAATAATCTAACAGGAAGTTTACCTGAACACCTTGAAGGGACAAAGTATTATCTTTATGAAAGTCCATTGCCTCATTTGCAGAACTTGGTGTTGACCAGAACTCGTTTGGTTGGTATATTACCAAATTGGTTGGGTCAACTTCAAAATCTTGTTCAACTAAATTTGGATTCCAATTTCTTCCATGGTTCTGTCCCTGCTGCTTTTGGGACATTGAGACATTTAGCTGTCCTGATACTTAAACAGAATGAACTGAATGGAACTCTTCCAAATAACTTGGGGCAGATCTCAAACTTGTCCATCCTAGATGTCTCTTCCAATCGTTTGACTGGAACACTCCCTGATAGTTTGGGCAAGCTTTCTGAATTGTCATTCCTAGATGTTTCTTCCAATTGTCTCACTGGTATTGTCTCTGAATCTCATTTTGCAAAGCTAACAAAGATCAAAGTCCTAAGCTTTTCTTGGAattctttcattttcaaaattaGTCCTAATTGGGATCCACCATTTCAAGTTGAGTCCCTCATGCTGTCTTCATGTCGTTTAGGTTCATTTCCAGGATGGCTTAAATCACAAAGGCATCTTCTTGATCTGGATTTATCAAATGCTAATATGTCAGGCCCTATACCCAGTTGGTTTTGGGATATTTCTGGCAACCTCTCTTTGTTAAACTTTTCTTCCAATTCATTATGGGGTCAATTACCAAATAAATTCAAAGTACATTTTAATGCATTCACTGATTTGAGTTTCAATCTCCTTGAAGGGCCAATTCCTCTTCCAACTaaccaaattataattttaaatctttcTCATAACAATTTTTCTGGCCCTATCCCAGAAAATATTGGTGACTTGTCATTCCTTAGCTTCTTTTCTCTTGCAAATAACCAAATTTCTGGTGAAATCCCAACATCTATAGCAAGTGTCATTGACCTTCCAAGGAACACTTTAACAGGAAGCATTCCTAAGAGTATAGGCAATTGCCTTTACCTGGAGGTCCTTGATCTTCAGAACAACAATTTATCTGGAAAAATTCCAAGGTCTTTGGGTCAGTTATCTGATCTTCAAACATTGCATCTGAGGGACAACATGATCACAGGAAAACTCCCTTCGTCTTTCAAAGGTTTGTGGAGTTTGGAAACTCTGGACCTTGGATACAATAGATTAATAGGCAAAATCCCACAATGGCCTGGAGATGCTTTTCCATATCTAAAAGTTCTTAGCTTGAGATCCAATGCCTTTTCAGGAAAAATTCCTTCTGCACTTTTGAATTTGACTTCTTTGAAAATCCTGGATCTAGCAGAAAATCAGCTGAGTGGAAGCATTCCTCCAGGAATGAGTAATCTCAAAGCCATGACTCAAGAACAAAATATTAAGCAGGATTTAATTTATGGTGGGGTGGCTGGTGTCTATTATGAAGAAAATGTAATTGTGAATACGAAAGAAAGGACTCTTTCCTTTCTAACTTGCATAGACCTTTCAGGGAACAATTTTCATGGGGAGTTCCCACATGAAGTAACAAAATTGGCAGGATTGGTGGTTTTGAACTTGTCAAGGAATCAAATCAGTGGTCAAATTCCCCAGAGCATTTCAGAATTGCATCAGTTGGCATCACTTGATCTATCATGTAATATGTTTTCTGGTCCAATTCCTTCAAGCATCATCTCAATGTCCTTTCTGGAGTTCTTGAACATGTCATACAATAATTTCTTTGGAAGAATCCCTTACGCAGGACAAATGTCAACTTTTGAGGCGTCTTCTTTTTCCGGGAATCCTGGACTTTGTGGTGCTCCTCTTGCTGTTGAATGTTCTGATTCTGGTCCACCTATTCCAAGAATCAATGGTGAGATTGATAATGGCGATGGTTACATTGTTGATAAGTGGATTTACCTTGCCATTGGGCTGGGATTTGCAGCTGGTGTGCTGATTCCTTATCTGCTTATGGCATTTAAAAGGACTTGGAGCTACATGTACTTTGATTCTGTGGACAAAGTTGCTGATGCATTATTATATTTGGGTTGCAAAACATCAGCTTGTTTTAGGAACCATTGTTATCATCGACGTTAA